A window of the Nocardia sp. NBC_01329 genome harbors these coding sequences:
- a CDS encoding erythromycin esterase family protein: MNEDIGTFLTTPVDLLAFGEPTHLEPAFAWTRNDLFAELAGHGYRSIALETDRVAALLVDDYVRHGVGALDEVMARGFSHGFGGFEANRHLVSWMREYNEQRRPDDRLACHGFDAPTETMSAPSPRRYLEYTRDYLRLDLDLAGLLGADERWARTEAVMDPVESPGATTEAGALRVLADDMLIELYTRAPELIAETSRAEWFRAETYLTAGLGLLRYHKQAAQDLEQTARWTRLCATRDALMARNLLDIRRAEAERGPTMVFAQNAHLQRNPSSMRMGDMQIDWSSAGAIVASLMGARYTVVIGTLGRDETIGLGEPAPDTYEGFLQTRVVAQQLVAPADIPPARIRDDHTPAQGFFPLDGASAAAADVILHIHDGAAVRGPGASGIRLPVPAARHEPHRGAVEVDPKPRWAGL, encoded by the coding sequence ATGAACGAAGATATCGGGACCTTCCTCACCACCCCTGTCGACCTGCTGGCATTCGGTGAACCGACCCATCTCGAACCCGCATTCGCCTGGACCCGCAATGACCTGTTCGCGGAGCTGGCCGGTCACGGCTATCGGTCCATCGCCCTGGAGACCGATCGGGTGGCCGCCCTCCTCGTCGACGATTACGTCCGGCACGGAGTGGGCGCGCTCGACGAGGTCATGGCGCGGGGCTTCTCGCACGGCTTCGGCGGCTTCGAAGCCAACCGGCATCTGGTCTCCTGGATGCGGGAATACAACGAGCAGCGTCGCCCGGACGACCGCCTGGCCTGCCACGGCTTCGACGCTCCGACGGAGACGATGAGCGCACCCAGTCCACGCCGGTATCTCGAATACACCCGCGACTATCTGCGACTCGATCTCGATCTCGCGGGGCTGCTCGGGGCGGACGAGCGATGGGCCCGCACAGAGGCGGTAATGGATCCGGTCGAATCGCCCGGGGCGACCACCGAGGCCGGCGCCCTTCGTGTCCTCGCCGACGACATGCTGATCGAGCTCTACACCCGCGCTCCCGAACTGATCGCGGAAACCTCACGTGCCGAATGGTTCCGCGCCGAGACGTATCTCACCGCCGGTCTCGGACTGCTGCGATACCACAAGCAGGCGGCGCAAGACCTCGAGCAGACTGCCCGGTGGACCCGCCTGTGTGCCACCCGGGACGCGCTCATGGCGCGGAACCTGCTCGATATCCGGCGCGCGGAGGCCGAGCGTGGGCCGACCATGGTCTTCGCCCAGAACGCCCATCTCCAGCGGAATCCGAGCAGTATGCGCATGGGCGATATGCAGATCGATTGGTCGAGCGCGGGTGCCATCGTCGCGTCGCTGATGGGCGCGCGGTACACAGTGGTCATCGGAACTCTGGGTCGCGACGAGACCATCGGTCTGGGTGAACCGGCGCCGGACACCTACGAAGGGTTTCTGCAGACCCGGGTGGTTGCACAGCAGCTGGTGGCGCCCGCCGATATTCCGCCTGCCCGAATCCGCGACGACCACACGCCTGCACAGGGTTTCTTCCCACTGGACGGGGCGAGCGCCGCCGCGGCAGACGTGATCCTGCACATCCACGACGGGGCGGCCGTCCGAGGGCCGGGGGCGAGCGGAATACGTCTGCCGGTCCCCGCCGCACGGCACGAACCTCATCGAGGTGCGGTCGAGGTGGACCCGAAGCCGCGGTGGGCTGGTCTCTGA
- a CDS encoding TioE family transcriptional regulator yields the protein MSTLRPADLAREHALSAQAVRNYERDGFIPPADRTATGYRIYTEIHAAALRAFRALVAAYGHALAGQIMNEIHDGDIDSALKLVDRGHEQLLRDRETLDTVRRAIGHLTTEDDTCTDRYPASATRTVGELASHLHLTPATLRTWETTGILAPARDPATGYRVYTPADIRDAELAHLLRRGGYGLHRIAAVVDRIRTAGGTETLAGALAEWQGRITARGIAMLEAAGRLGDYLGRLRDEDAGQ from the coding sequence GTGAGCACCCTGAGACCCGCGGACCTCGCGCGCGAGCACGCGCTGTCGGCCCAGGCCGTCCGCAACTACGAGCGGGACGGGTTCATCCCACCCGCCGATCGCACCGCCACCGGCTACCGGATCTACACCGAGATACACGCGGCGGCACTGCGCGCCTTCCGCGCCCTCGTCGCCGCGTACGGGCACGCACTCGCCGGACAGATCATGAACGAGATCCACGACGGTGATATCGACTCCGCGCTGAAACTCGTCGACCGCGGTCACGAACAGTTGCTCCGCGACCGCGAAACTCTCGACACGGTCCGGCGGGCGATCGGCCACCTCACCACCGAGGACGACACCTGTACCGATCGTTACCCCGCATCCGCCACCCGCACCGTCGGCGAACTGGCGAGTCACCTGCACCTCACCCCGGCCACCTTGCGCACCTGGGAAACCACAGGCATCCTCGCTCCTGCCCGGGATCCGGCGACCGGTTATCGCGTCTACACCCCGGCCGATATCCGCGATGCGGAACTCGCGCATCTACTCCGGCGGGGTGGTTACGGGCTGCACCGGATCGCCGCGGTGGTGGACCGGATCCGCACAGCCGGTGGTACGGAGACCCTGGCAGGCGCACTGGCCGAATGGCAGGGCAGGATCACCGCACGCGGGATCGCGATGCTGGAGGCCGCAGGACGGCTCGGGGATTACCTGGGCCGACTCCGGGACGAGGACGCCGGGCAGTAG
- a CDS encoding family 1 glycosylhydrolase, whose product MRFRHHRRLLVALGSVVTTLFLCATSAAVPGTRPAAGPPALDPAFLWGVSTSGFQTEGRTPDSNWSRYVATNPGYDRLQDSADFVGRYSSDIRLAAGLGVKVFRIGIEWARLQPAPGVWDPAAFAFYDAVLAEIVRAGMRPMVTLDHWVYPGWAVDRGGWRAPGMVDDWLANMRKVVDRYASLDPLWVTVNEPVAYIAHETSRGAADAPVMLDRLAQAHNAIYDHIHRVRPTAQVTSNIGYVAGADVQINGALVDRIAGRLDYVGVDYYFAYDPVRSLLDTVSKAAGSSMLSLPGQPIWELPLRTEGIYYALKYYAQRFPGKPLYVVENGMATDNGLPRADGYTRSDHLRDTVYWIQRARADGIDVIGYNYWSLTDNYEWGSYSPRFGLYSVDVRSDPTLTRWPTDAVGAYSQIVAAGGVPAGYRPTRPPALCLLVDPPASCLTPVAAP is encoded by the coding sequence ATGCGGTTTCGACATCATCGGCGCCTCCTGGTCGCACTCGGTTCCGTCGTTACGACACTGTTTCTGTGCGCGACATCCGCCGCAGTTCCGGGAACGCGGCCGGCCGCAGGCCCACCGGCGCTGGATCCCGCGTTCTTGTGGGGGGTCTCGACGTCGGGCTTCCAAACCGAAGGCCGTACGCCCGACAGCAACTGGAGCCGATACGTCGCCACGAACCCCGGATACGACCGGCTTCAGGATTCGGCCGACTTCGTCGGTCGCTACTCATCCGATATCCGGCTCGCCGCCGGGCTGGGTGTGAAGGTTTTCCGGATCGGAATCGAATGGGCCCGGCTGCAACCGGCGCCCGGCGTCTGGGATCCCGCCGCGTTCGCCTTCTACGATGCGGTCCTCGCCGAAATCGTGCGGGCCGGGATGCGACCGATGGTCACCCTGGACCACTGGGTGTACCCGGGCTGGGCTGTCGATCGCGGCGGTTGGCGCGCGCCCGGCATGGTCGATGACTGGCTGGCGAATATGCGAAAGGTCGTCGATCGCTACGCGTCTCTGGATCCCTTGTGGGTCACCGTGAACGAGCCGGTCGCCTATATCGCGCACGAGACCTCCCGAGGTGCCGCCGACGCACCCGTGATGCTGGACCGTCTCGCGCAGGCGCACAACGCCATCTACGACCATATCCACCGGGTTCGGCCAACCGCTCAGGTGACCAGCAATATCGGCTATGTCGCCGGCGCGGATGTTCAGATCAACGGCGCCCTCGTCGACCGTATCGCCGGTCGGTTGGACTACGTCGGAGTCGACTACTACTTCGCCTACGACCCGGTACGGTCACTGCTCGATACCGTTTCGAAGGCCGCCGGATCGTCGATGCTGTCCCTGCCCGGACAACCGATCTGGGAATTGCCGTTGCGTACGGAGGGGATCTATTACGCGCTGAAATACTATGCGCAACGGTTCCCGGGTAAACCGCTCTACGTGGTGGAAAACGGCATGGCCACCGACAACGGCCTGCCCCGCGCAGACGGATACACCCGCAGCGACCACCTCCGCGATACCGTCTACTGGATCCAACGCGCGCGAGCCGACGGCATCGATGTCATCGGTTACAACTATTGGAGCCTCACCGACAATTACGAATGGGGAAGTTACAGTCCCCGATTCGGACTCTATTCGGTGGACGTACGCTCCGATCCCACTCTCACCCGCTGGCCCACCGACGCCGTCGGCGCTTATTCCCAGATCGTCGCCGCGGGCGGTGTTCCCGCGGGTTACCGTCCCACCCGGCCCCCGGCCCTCTGCCTCCTGGTCGATCCGCCGGCCAGTTGTCTGACCCCGGTCGCGGCGCCGTAG
- a CDS encoding TIGR03667 family PPOX class F420-dependent oxidoreductase, with the protein MTTSSANELFDPTTEFGARIAEGLEREQIVWLTTVGPTGTPEPNPVWFRWDGNSFLIFSRPDRPKLRNIARNPRVALHFDSTESGGEVVVFGGGARLEATVDPDEAAAYLEKYAEGLNGLSMTGDRFRAEYSVPIRVVPDRLRGF; encoded by the coding sequence ATGACCACATCCAGTGCGAATGAATTATTCGACCCCACAACGGAATTCGGTGCCCGTATCGCAGAGGGGCTGGAACGCGAACAGATCGTCTGGCTGACAACCGTCGGCCCCACCGGCACCCCGGAGCCCAACCCGGTGTGGTTCCGCTGGGACGGGAACAGTTTCTTGATCTTCAGTCGGCCGGACCGGCCCAAGCTCCGCAATATCGCGCGCAATCCGCGGGTGGCGCTGCACTTCGACAGCACCGAGAGCGGGGGAGAAGTGGTGGTATTCGGGGGCGGCGCCCGGCTCGAGGCCACCGTCGATCCCGACGAGGCCGCGGCGTATCTCGAGAAGTACGCGGAGGGATTGAACGGTCTGTCCATGACCGGAGATCGGTTCCGCGCCGAGTACTCGGTGCCCATCCGGGTCGTGCCCGATCGGCTGCGTGGATTCTGA
- a CDS encoding DoxX family protein, which translates to MDITDIALLLLRLVVGATMIAHGVNHWIGGGKIAGTAGWFSGLGLRHGVLQAWFSVITEIGAGALLILGLLTPLAAAAVISVMLVAALLAHRKNGFLVFKDGYEYVLVLAVVSLVIGILGPGWLSVDHAAGIAITGWAGGAISLGLGVLATAVLLTVFWRPAAPKSESADADS; encoded by the coding sequence ATGGACATCACCGATATCGCGCTACTGCTGCTCCGGTTGGTCGTCGGCGCCACCATGATCGCCCACGGGGTCAACCACTGGATCGGCGGTGGCAAGATCGCCGGCACCGCGGGCTGGTTCAGCGGCCTGGGATTGCGCCACGGCGTATTGCAGGCATGGTTCAGCGTGATCACCGAGATCGGCGCGGGGGCGCTGCTGATCCTCGGACTGCTCACCCCGCTGGCGGCCGCGGCGGTCATCTCGGTGATGCTGGTCGCCGCGTTGCTGGCACACCGTAAGAACGGCTTCCTCGTATTCAAGGACGGCTACGAGTACGTCCTGGTTCTCGCGGTCGTATCGCTGGTCATCGGCATCCTCGGCCCCGGCTGGCTGTCCGTGGACCACGCCGCCGGGATCGCGATCACCGGCTGGGCCGGCGGCGCGATCTCGCTCGGGCTCGGTGTGCTGGCCACCGCGGTTCTGCTGACGGTTTTCTGGCGACCCGCAGCCCCGAAGTCGGAGTCGGCGGACGCCGATTCCTGA
- a CDS encoding TetR/AcrR family transcriptional regulator, protein MSQPLPPGRRRRSPPTRGGRATLTAETIAGTMLELAGRRGFAAVSMQDLATELDVTVRALYRHVQDRREVVDRAVELWLAGWPAPELDPERWQQSLRGYCHLHRAVARRHPRALLVSLDERVSDARVPERRLTAPEEFLTFLTEVGLDLPDALFVHSDLTVRIYGFVLFIDYRADIGEPVAEQYPVPEQWLKVHSALELPLLHRARAETGFDADAVFERVATEVVHTVERLLAATR, encoded by the coding sequence GTGTCTCAACCGCTTCCGCCGGGCCGTCGGCGGCGCAGCCCACCCACCCGGGGCGGCCGCGCGACGCTGACCGCCGAGACGATCGCCGGGACGATGCTGGAACTCGCGGGCCGCCGTGGGTTCGCAGCGGTATCGATGCAGGATCTCGCCACCGAACTGGATGTGACGGTGCGGGCCCTCTACCGGCATGTGCAGGATCGCCGAGAAGTCGTGGACCGGGCCGTCGAACTCTGGCTGGCCGGCTGGCCGGCTCCCGAGCTCGACCCCGAGCGCTGGCAGCAGAGCCTGCGCGGGTACTGCCACCTGCACCGCGCAGTGGCCCGCCGCCACCCTCGGGCCCTGCTGGTGTCACTGGACGAACGGGTGAGCGACGCTCGCGTACCCGAACGCCGGCTCACCGCACCGGAAGAATTCCTGACCTTCCTCACCGAGGTCGGGCTCGACCTGCCCGACGCGTTGTTCGTGCACAGCGATCTGACGGTACGGATCTACGGATTCGTCCTCTTCATCGACTACCGGGCCGATATCGGTGAGCCGGTCGCCGAACAGTATCCGGTGCCGGAACAGTGGCTGAAGGTCCATTCAGCACTCGAACTGCCGCTACTGCACCGGGCCCGTGCCGAAACCGGTTTCGACGCTGACGCCGTGTTCGAACGGGTGGCGACGGAAGTGGTTCACACGGTGGAAAGGCTGCTGGCGGCAACGCGATAG
- a CDS encoding O-methyltransferase, translated as MDSDTLQNSEIDRLVADLQQRSTEQISAIGTYFADRAARGQAADPNDLDADADAFLADKLIALEHDKALLCHRLCLAMRARRVVEVGTSYGVSTLYLAQAVRLVTESDGGSGRVIGTEIEPAKAAAAREHFRRAGLQDVIDLREGDIRTTLADLEAPLDIALIDIWPVLARSALEMIAPKLRRGGVVLIDNTAGHRDNYRDMFAYIEDPGNGLLTQTLPFASGLEMVVKR; from the coding sequence ATGGACTCCGACACCCTTCAGAATTCCGAAATCGACCGCCTCGTCGCGGACCTGCAACAACGCAGTACGGAGCAGATCTCCGCGATCGGAACCTATTTCGCCGACCGTGCGGCGCGCGGACAAGCCGCCGACCCGAACGATCTCGATGCCGATGCCGATGCCTTCCTGGCCGACAAACTCATCGCCCTCGAACACGACAAAGCCCTGCTGTGCCACCGGCTGTGTCTCGCCATGCGAGCACGTCGGGTGGTCGAGGTCGGCACGTCCTATGGCGTATCGACCCTGTACCTGGCCCAGGCGGTACGCCTGGTGACCGAGAGCGACGGCGGTTCGGGCCGAGTGATCGGCACCGAGATCGAACCGGCCAAGGCCGCGGCGGCTCGCGAACACTTCCGCCGCGCGGGCCTCCAGGATGTGATCGACCTGCGCGAAGGCGATATCCGCACAACGTTGGCCGATCTGGAAGCCCCGCTCGATATCGCGCTGATCGATATCTGGCCGGTACTGGCACGGTCCGCGTTGGAGATGATCGCACCGAAACTGCGCCGCGGGGGCGTCGTGCTGATCGACAACACGGCCGGGCATCGGGACAACTACCGCGACATGTTCGCTTACATCGAGGATCCCGGCAACGGCCTGCTCACCCAGACCCTGCCCTTCGCGTCCGGATTGGAGATGGTGGTCAAACGGTGA
- a CDS encoding phosphotransferase codes for MLTHPSFIGDEAIAHAVGAHWLPEVADISYLPWGFGAHHWRVTAGGTTVFVTLDQLEPRHSAISLEAAYAGAAALAASGSAAVCAPLPARSGRFTVDIGVGALSVTPWLEGRSPSAAEAREPRHIREIVLALTALHRADPPDGLRSWTPRVGPEFADEMRIHTAEPWTSGPLAEQARLALAAHGDAIERWTGRYLELADVAFSGQDSWVPTHGEPHNDNQVMTAEGLRLVDWESLALAPPERDYADLLPAATGLLLPDPAMVELFALDWRLSEIAEYARWFAAPHIGSEDDHTALEGLFEELAGDAQGHPGETVAGPPETGPTSA; via the coding sequence GTGCTCACCCATCCTTCCTTTATCGGTGACGAGGCGATCGCGCATGCGGTCGGTGCTCACTGGTTGCCCGAGGTTGCCGACATCAGCTATCTGCCCTGGGGTTTCGGCGCGCACCACTGGCGGGTGACCGCCGGGGGGACCACTGTGTTCGTGACGTTGGACCAGTTGGAACCCCGGCACTCCGCGATCTCACTGGAGGCTGCCTACGCCGGGGCCGCCGCACTGGCCGCCTCCGGTTCGGCCGCGGTGTGCGCACCGTTGCCCGCCCGGTCGGGTCGGTTCACCGTCGACATCGGGGTCGGTGCGCTCAGCGTGACGCCGTGGCTGGAGGGCCGGAGCCCGAGCGCGGCGGAGGCCCGCGAGCCCCGGCATATCCGCGAGATCGTTCTCGCGCTGACAGCGCTGCATCGTGCCGATCCACCTGACGGCCTGCGGTCGTGGACCCCCCGCGTCGGCCCCGAGTTCGCCGATGAGATGCGAATTCACACCGCCGAGCCCTGGACGAGCGGCCCGCTGGCGGAACAGGCACGGCTCGCGCTCGCCGCCCACGGCGATGCGATCGAACGCTGGACCGGCCGCTACCTGGAACTGGCGGACGTAGCGTTTTCCGGACAGGACTCATGGGTGCCGACGCACGGCGAGCCGCACAACGACAATCAGGTCATGACCGCCGAGGGGTTGAGGCTGGTCGATTGGGAGTCGCTGGCTCTCGCGCCACCCGAACGGGACTATGCGGATCTGCTCCCCGCAGCAACAGGCCTGTTACTCCCCGACCCCGCGATGGTAGAGCTGTTCGCGCTGGACTGGCGGCTCTCCGAGATCGCCGAGTACGCACGCTGGTTCGCCGCTCCGCATATCGGCAGCGAGGACGACCACACTGCGCTGGAAGGGTTGTTCGAGGAATTGGCAGGGGACGCGCAAGGCCATCCCGGTGAGACTGTCGCGGGCCCACCTGAGACCGGCCCGACATCGGCCTGA
- a CDS encoding TIGR03086 family metal-binding protein — protein sequence MTTDLVELDRRAVLTSVTTAELVTSGELALPTPCAGWPVGRLLAHMAAQHRGFAAGARGEGADLEHWRERPPGPHTPAEYADSAAEVLRAFAEPGVPERTFALPEFGPDVTVPGHQALGFHLVDYIVHGWDLARALGVGYELDPEAAEPVLRIAEAVPDGPEREQSGAAFAHALPGRDPDAPLDRILRLLGRSPAWPKSE from the coding sequence ATGACTACAGATCTCGTAGAACTCGACCGCCGGGCGGTGCTCACCTCGGTGACCACTGCCGAACTCGTGACTTCCGGAGAACTCGCGCTCCCCACTCCGTGCGCGGGATGGCCGGTGGGTCGTCTGCTGGCGCATATGGCGGCCCAGCACCGCGGATTCGCCGCCGGTGCCCGTGGTGAGGGTGCTGATCTCGAACACTGGCGGGAGCGGCCACCCGGGCCGCACACCCCGGCCGAATACGCAGACTCCGCGGCGGAGGTGCTGCGGGCCTTCGCCGAGCCGGGTGTACCGGAACGCACCTTCGCCCTCCCGGAGTTCGGTCCGGATGTCACCGTGCCCGGGCATCAGGCCCTCGGATTCCACCTCGTCGACTACATCGTCCACGGCTGGGATCTCGCGCGAGCGCTCGGCGTCGGCTACGAACTGGACCCCGAGGCTGCCGAACCGGTGCTGCGTATCGCCGAAGCGGTTCCCGACGGCCCGGAACGCGAGCAGTCGGGAGCTGCGTTCGCGCACGCGCTACCGGGCCGTGATCCGGATGCACCGCTGGATCGGATACTCCGGTTGCTCGGCCGTTCACCCGCGTGGCCGAAGAGCGAGTAG